A DNA window from Bradyrhizobium sp. CCBAU 53421 contains the following coding sequences:
- the hypF gene encoding carbamoyltransferase HypF — MSAAAICERTRLRVRVSGAVQGVGFRPYVFGLATRYGLAGFVVNGPEGVTIEVEGNRAPEFVAALPLEPPPLARIDHICVQRTGALAAQDFSIRASEGGRLSTRMVADAATCPQCLGELFDPENRHYLYPFVSCSHCGPRYTIAEQLPYDRRNTVMKAFRLCAACAAEYADPASRRFHAEAIACPICGPRLSHGVNAIVAAIAGGQIVAIKGLGGYQLLCDARNQDAVQRLRSRKQRPQKPFAVMVGSIERVNEIAEANAAELALLESVARPIVLLASRNDLAPATAPGLSRVGVMLPVAPLHHLIFHAFHSTGAWLAGAAPVIVATSANSCGEPLVIDNAQALRRLKGIADLVVTHDRDILTRADDTVLSVVASRPRFVRRARGYVPEPIRLARSVPVVLAVGGALKSTVTITRGNEAFVSQHIGDLDTAEGICVFEQTIHHLTSILDVEPVVIAHDLHPDMASTRFAQASGRALVAVQHHHAHAAAVIAEHGHAGPALALVLDGHGFGSDGGNWGGELLLCEGTRFRRIGHLAPLQMPGGDRAAREPWRMASAILQALGRGHEIGPRFAAQRQAGRVSALLDQAGGATTTSAGRLFDAAAALLGVVSLQSYEGEAAMKLEALVRRTEIFEAGWTVDRGVLSLRPLFSRLIADNIDAADGAGLFHGTFAAACIDWVRRAARRTGVNTIVLSGGCFLNAVLVDEIERGCRSAGLTPLVPRQLPPNDGGLSLGQAWIAALQTAEQSSALEGAT; from the coding sequence ATGAGCGCCGCCGCCATCTGCGAGCGAACACGGCTGCGCGTGCGCGTGAGCGGGGCCGTGCAAGGGGTCGGCTTTCGCCCCTACGTCTTTGGCCTCGCCACGCGATACGGATTGGCGGGGTTTGTCGTCAATGGCCCCGAGGGCGTCACAATCGAAGTCGAGGGTAATCGGGCGCCCGAGTTTGTCGCCGCTTTGCCGCTCGAGCCGCCTCCACTGGCACGTATCGACCACATTTGCGTTCAGCGGACCGGGGCCCTCGCGGCACAAGACTTTTCGATTCGCGCGAGCGAAGGCGGCAGGTTGTCAACTCGGATGGTTGCCGATGCCGCGACCTGCCCGCAATGCCTAGGTGAGCTATTCGATCCAGAAAATCGCCATTACCTTTATCCCTTCGTCAGCTGCTCCCATTGCGGCCCGCGCTACACGATCGCCGAACAGCTTCCGTACGATCGCCGCAACACGGTCATGAAGGCTTTCAGGCTGTGTGCCGCCTGCGCGGCCGAATATGCCGATCCAGCGAGCCGCAGGTTTCACGCGGAGGCGATCGCGTGTCCGATATGCGGTCCTCGGCTTAGCCATGGGGTCAACGCCATTGTTGCGGCGATTGCCGGCGGCCAAATCGTGGCGATAAAGGGGCTCGGCGGCTATCAGCTGCTTTGCGATGCGCGCAACCAGGACGCCGTGCAGCGTTTGCGCAGCAGAAAGCAGCGCCCCCAGAAGCCGTTCGCGGTCATGGTCGGTTCCATAGAGCGTGTCAATGAAATCGCGGAAGCGAACGCGGCAGAGCTTGCGCTGCTCGAATCCGTAGCACGTCCCATCGTCCTTTTAGCTTCGCGCAATGATTTGGCGCCCGCGACGGCTCCTGGCTTATCGCGCGTAGGTGTCATGCTGCCGGTAGCGCCACTGCATCACCTCATCTTTCATGCGTTTCACTCGACAGGAGCATGGCTTGCGGGGGCAGCCCCGGTCATCGTCGCAACCAGCGCCAATTCTTGCGGCGAACCGCTCGTGATCGACAACGCGCAGGCGCTGCGGCGGCTCAAGGGGATTGCCGATCTTGTCGTGACCCATGATCGAGATATCCTGACGCGTGCCGATGACACCGTGCTGTCGGTGGTGGCCAGCCGGCCTCGGTTCGTTCGCCGGGCACGTGGCTATGTTCCCGAACCGATCCGGCTTGCGAGGTCTGTGCCAGTCGTGCTCGCCGTCGGCGGCGCGCTGAAGTCAACCGTTACCATCACGCGGGGCAACGAAGCCTTCGTCTCCCAGCATATTGGCGATCTTGATACGGCCGAAGGGATCTGTGTGTTCGAGCAGACGATCCACCACCTCACATCGATCCTTGATGTGGAGCCTGTCGTCATTGCCCATGATCTGCATCCCGATATGGCGTCGACCCGGTTTGCGCAAGCAAGCGGCCGGGCGCTTGTCGCCGTGCAGCATCACCACGCCCACGCTGCCGCCGTCATCGCTGAGCATGGCCATGCCGGGCCTGCGCTTGCCTTGGTGCTCGACGGCCATGGCTTCGGTTCCGACGGTGGTAACTGGGGTGGCGAGCTATTGTTGTGCGAAGGAACGAGGTTTCGACGCATCGGGCATCTCGCGCCCCTGCAAATGCCTGGCGGCGATCGCGCAGCCCGCGAGCCGTGGCGTATGGCAAGCGCAATATTACAGGCGCTCGGCCGGGGTCATGAAATCGGGCCTCGCTTTGCTGCGCAGCGGCAGGCCGGGCGTGTGTCAGCATTGCTCGATCAAGCAGGCGGGGCCACCACGACCAGCGCGGGCCGGTTATTTGATGCCGCGGCAGCGCTGCTGGGGGTTGTAAGTTTGCAGAGCTATGAGGGCGAGGCCGCGATGAAGCTCGAGGCGCTGGTGCGGCGGACTGAGATATTCGAAGCGGGCTGGACCGTCGACCGCGGCGTGCTGTCGCTTCGTCCGCTATTTTCGCGGTTGATTGCAGACAACATCGACGCCGCGGACGGAGCCGGGCTGTTTCATGGCACCTTCGCCGCCGCCTGCATTGACTGGGTCAGGCGCGCTGCGCGGAGAACCGGCGTCAATACCATCGTTTTAAGCGGCGGCTGTTTTCTGAACGCGGTGCTGGTGGATGAAATTGAGCGCGGTTGCCGCAGCGCAGGCCTCACTCCGCTGGTGCCACGGCAGCTGCCGCCCAACGATGGCGGCTTGAGCCTTGGGCAGGCCTGGATTGCCGCTCTGCAGACTGCCGAACAGTCGTCAGCCCTGGAAGGAGCAACCTGA
- the hypB gene encoding hydrogenase nickel incorporation protein HypB, with amino-acid sequence MCSVCGCSGQVSSTERAEAHDAQGSARDRPHVQDNCDRHEAHLHGDQGLQHSHQAGHDHPHHPGGPQAHGGQALVSRDADPAALKVAGMSCQGVIQVGRDILGKNSRIAAENRALFMADELLVFNFMSSPGAGKTSLLVRAVSELKRSCTIGVIEGDQQTSNDAERIRSAGVPAIQVNTGKCCHLDAAMIGEAYRRLPPLTRGILFIENVGNLVCPAAFDLGEACKIVVLSTSEGEDKPLKYPDMFAACSLMLINKIDLASLLEFDLGRTVEYARRVNSKIEVLTVSARTGEGFGAFYAWIDKQAAHQRRALKDTRR; translated from the coding sequence ATGTGTAGCGTATGCGGCTGCAGCGGACAGGTGTCTTCAACCGAACGCGCCGAAGCGCATGATGCGCAAGGCAGCGCTCGCGACCGTCCCCATGTGCAGGACAATTGCGATCGCCATGAGGCGCATCTGCATGGCGACCAGGGCCTGCAGCATTCACACCAAGCCGGCCATGACCACCCTCATCATCCTGGCGGTCCTCAGGCGCATGGTGGGCAGGCGCTTGTGAGCCGCGACGCCGACCCGGCTGCCTTGAAGGTCGCGGGCATGAGCTGTCAGGGCGTCATTCAGGTCGGGCGCGACATCCTTGGCAAGAATAGCAGGATTGCGGCGGAAAACCGCGCCCTCTTCATGGCCGACGAGCTGCTCGTATTTAATTTTATGTCCAGTCCTGGTGCAGGCAAGACCTCGCTGCTGGTCCGCGCCGTGTCCGAGCTCAAGCGCAGCTGCACGATCGGCGTCATCGAGGGCGATCAGCAGACCTCGAACGATGCCGAACGCATTCGCTCGGCCGGCGTGCCAGCTATTCAAGTCAATACCGGAAAGTGTTGCCATCTCGATGCTGCCATGATTGGTGAGGCGTATCGCCGCTTACCGCCCCTCACGCGCGGTATTCTCTTCATCGAGAACGTCGGTAATTTGGTCTGTCCCGCTGCCTTCGATCTAGGCGAGGCCTGCAAGATCGTGGTGTTGTCGACCAGCGAAGGCGAAGACAAGCCGCTCAAATATCCGGATATGTTTGCCGCTTGCTCGCTCATGCTGATCAACAAGATTGATCTGGCATCGCTGCTTGAGTTCGATTTGGGCAGGACCGTTGAATACGCAAGACGCGTCAATTCCAAGATCGAAGTCCTCACGGTCTCGGCGCGGACCGGCGAGGGTTTTGGCGCATTCTACGCTTGGATCGATAAGCAGGCAGCGCATCAAAGGCGCGCCTTGAAGGACACCAGGCGATGA
- the hypA gene encoding hydrogenase maturation nickel metallochaperone HypA — translation MHEMALCQSIVEIVEEEARRRSFSQVRSVCLEIGALSHVAPEAIRFCFAVVATRTIAEGAALKIIECPGVAWCMICSKSVKIARRDECCPHCGSYHLQVTAGEEMRRKELEID, via the coding sequence ATGCATGAAATGGCGCTTTGTCAAAGCATCGTCGAAATCGTCGAGGAGGAGGCGCGTCGCCGATCGTTTTCCCAGGTGCGGAGCGTCTGTCTGGAGATCGGGGCGTTGAGCCATGTTGCGCCTGAAGCGATCAGGTTCTGCTTTGCTGTCGTTGCAACGCGGACCATTGCCGAGGGCGCGGCCCTTAAAATCATCGAATGTCCCGGCGTGGCCTGGTGCATGATCTGTTCGAAGAGCGTCAAGATTGCACGACGCGATGAGTGCTGTCCACACTGCGGCAGCTATCACTTGCAGGTAACAGCAGGCGAAGAGATGCGAAGGAAAGAGCTGGAGATCGATTGA
- a CDS encoding nickel-dependent hydrogenase large subunit produces MSLVARNKIDVTISLAADVIAAVEILPRVRPPLARLFGGKPASALLKALPHLFTVCAAAQQTALLSAIEAARDEKIILATTQRRMILVVAERISELLRGLLVGLPTPNVSAAAVRSLIRGLSMLVGTARPARGSARREAIAQIVAALAALGMPDEDGAPRPGSPFALCIAALDEVDLKSISIAHSFLSVADDRNITQRLLGDDPTFCHCPDLGGHAPETGPWARQMTRDRLWLGRSGAVARLKARIAEIGQLCDWLKAGAHIESAEPGIIERYKLGPGRGAAAVECARGRLYHAVELDPQGQISRFECLAPTEWNFHWRGPLVRNLQGAVLTARRHQKAVRAVIESLDPCVGFTLKFRKVDDA; encoded by the coding sequence ATGAGCCTCGTCGCTCGCAACAAAATCGATGTCACCATATCGCTTGCTGCCGACGTCATCGCCGCGGTCGAGATCCTGCCGCGAGTCCGGCCGCCACTGGCACGGCTGTTCGGCGGCAAACCGGCCTCGGCGTTGCTCAAGGCGCTGCCGCATCTCTTCACAGTATGTGCCGCTGCGCAACAAACCGCATTGCTGTCCGCAATCGAGGCGGCACGTGACGAAAAGATCATCCTCGCGACGACACAGCGTCGTATGATCCTTGTCGTTGCCGAGCGCATCTCAGAATTGCTGCGGGGCCTCTTGGTCGGGCTTCCTACGCCGAACGTTAGTGCGGCGGCGGTCCGGTCCCTCATACGGGGACTATCAATGCTTGTGGGCACCGCACGGCCAGCACGCGGCTCTGCTCGGCGCGAGGCTATAGCGCAGATTGTGGCGGCGCTCGCGGCACTCGGCATGCCGGATGAAGATGGCGCGCCGAGGCCCGGTAGCCCGTTCGCGCTTTGCATTGCAGCGCTTGACGAAGTCGACTTGAAGTCCATCTCGATCGCGCACTCGTTCCTGTCCGTTGCCGACGACCGCAACATCACTCAACGGCTGCTCGGCGATGACCCGACATTTTGCCATTGTCCCGATCTTGGTGGGCATGCGCCCGAGACGGGTCCATGGGCGCGCCAAATGACGCGTGATCGGCTCTGGCTGGGTCGGTCGGGTGCGGTCGCGCGGCTGAAGGCCAGAATTGCAGAAATCGGGCAGCTATGCGATTGGCTCAAGGCCGGTGCTCATATCGAATCGGCCGAGCCTGGGATCATCGAACGCTACAAGCTAGGTCCTGGACGAGGCGCGGCCGCGGTCGAATGCGCCAGGGGCCGCCTCTATCACGCGGTCGAGCTTGATCCTCAGGGCCAGATATCCCGCTTCGAATGTCTTGCGCCGACGGAATGGAATTTCCATTGGCGCGGACCGCTTGTCCGGAATCTGCAGGGCGCGGTGCTGACGGCGAGACGACATCAGAAAGCGGTTCGTGCGGTGATTGAATCGCTTGATCCCTGCGTCGGGTTCACACTGAAGTTTCGCAAAGTTGACGATGCATGA
- the hybE gene encoding [NiFe]-hydrogenase assembly chaperone HybE, translating into MMGAPWAMKVVVFLHNSACQRHAGRKSNLRLRVRSRNIELGVNEIASLGSIACCSLLSAISARNDMGGARAGAAVLATTWPPNRRALNHTDAPRLCLFDRRRFLREMMTERCA; encoded by the coding sequence ATGATGGGCGCGCCTTGGGCCATGAAGGTGGTAGTCTTCCTGCATAACAGCGCCTGCCAACGGCATGCTGGGCGGAAATCGAACCTGCGCTTGCGAGTTCGATCCCGCAATATTGAGCTTGGTGTCAACGAAATCGCATCATTGGGCTCGATTGCCTGTTGCTCCCTGCTTTCGGCGATCTCCGCACGCAACGACATGGGTGGCGCCCGCGCCGGAGCAGCGGTCCTTGCCACAACGTGGCCGCCCAACCGCCGAGCGCTAAATCACACCGATGCGCCACGTCTCTGTCTGTTCGACCGCCGACGTTTCTTGCGCGAGATGATGACGGAGCGGTGCGCATGA
- a CDS encoding hydrogenase expression/formation protein encodes MKTAARIGHEGAAAAVRGFPVDADSRDIVHSGTTAVAALAKRAWRDADELVKSCPNAITLLSNAAAAARGQKSSARTQLYRLSNLNDLERNLIAEVLGEGEVAGVVALPDGSQAEIQESVLAGIWRVRIGTDPAHEYVEVGAIPQIVWRAATDLTSTDLAIGTAPDGAMNVLPVLAETRERVRAWRPGMRTHVINLTLLPMNDIDLAFLQQSVGNGPVQLIFRGYGACRVQATATRNVWSVQFFNSIDNIILDTLEIGGVPIVAVAADEDFEDSAERLQEIMKAYVT; translated from the coding sequence ATGAAAACGGCGGCGCGTATCGGACACGAAGGCGCCGCTGCAGCGGTTCGCGGGTTTCCCGTGGATGCGGATAGTCGCGACATCGTCCATAGCGGGACCACGGCCGTGGCGGCGCTGGCCAAGCGCGCCTGGCGCGATGCCGACGAGCTTGTAAAAAGCTGTCCGAATGCCATCACGCTGCTATCGAACGCCGCTGCCGCCGCTCGTGGCCAGAAGAGTAGCGCACGCACGCAACTGTACAGGCTTTCGAATCTCAATGATCTCGAGCGCAACCTGATTGCCGAAGTGCTTGGAGAAGGCGAGGTCGCCGGCGTCGTTGCGCTGCCAGATGGCTCTCAGGCGGAAATACAGGAGTCCGTACTTGCGGGAATCTGGCGCGTGCGCATCGGGACGGATCCGGCACACGAATATGTTGAGGTCGGGGCGATCCCGCAGATTGTGTGGCGCGCCGCAACGGATCTGACGTCGACCGATCTGGCGATCGGCACCGCGCCAGATGGGGCGATGAACGTGCTGCCGGTGCTCGCCGAAACACGCGAGCGGGTCCGCGCCTGGCGGCCTGGCATGCGCACGCATGTCATCAATCTCACGCTTTTGCCGATGAACGACATCGACCTGGCGTTTCTCCAGCAAAGCGTGGGCAATGGTCCGGTCCAGCTCATCTTTCGCGGCTACGGCGCATGCCGAGTGCAGGCGACCGCGACACGGAATGTGTGGTCGGTGCAGTTCTTCAATTCTATCGACAACATCATCCTGGATACGCTTGAGATCGGCGGCGTGCCGATAGTTGCGGTGGCTGCGGACGAGGATTTCGAGGATTCCGCCGAACGCCTGCAGGAAATCATGAAGGCTTACGTCACGTGA
- a CDS encoding HypC/HybG/HupF family hydrogenase formation chaperone, which produces MCLGLPMTIVETDGITALCEHGDEQRRVSVMLLSGASVGAKVLVHIDTAVRLLEEDDARRISEALDGLEAGLNGEDCDRFFADLIGHEPKLPDHLR; this is translated from the coding sequence ATGTGCCTTGGCTTACCAATGACGATTGTTGAGACCGACGGCATCACGGCGCTATGCGAGCATGGCGATGAACAGCGGCGTGTCTCAGTCATGCTGCTCTCTGGCGCGTCGGTCGGCGCCAAGGTCCTCGTCCATATCGACACAGCGGTGCGGCTGTTGGAGGAGGACGACGCAAGGCGGATCTCGGAAGCACTCGACGGGCTCGAGGCCGGCCTCAATGGCGAGGACTGCGATCGCTTCTTTGCGGACTTGATCGGTCATGAGCCGAAATTGCCCGACCACCTGCGCTAG
- a CDS encoding HyaD/HybD family hydrogenase maturation endopeptidase: MLTPESKKRILVLGIGNILWADEGFGVRVVEEFHRRYTIDDNVSILDGGTQGLYLVSFLEQADCLIVFDAIDYGLSPGKLMLVRNDEVPKFTAAKKLSLHQTGFQEVLSAADLLDRCPRELALIGCQPLDLERWGGPLTAPVRFQIAPAIELACKLLAQWGSPAKLRASPLPTSEGLLGNNIDHVNYERAQLI, from the coding sequence ATGCTGACTCCGGAGAGCAAGAAAAGGATCCTGGTGCTCGGCATCGGCAATATCCTATGGGCCGACGAGGGATTCGGCGTGCGAGTGGTAGAGGAGTTTCATCGTCGCTACACCATCGATGACAACGTCTCCATCCTCGATGGTGGCACGCAGGGGCTCTACCTTGTCAGCTTCCTTGAGCAGGCCGATTGCCTGATCGTGTTCGATGCCATCGACTATGGACTTTCGCCCGGGAAGTTGATGCTTGTGCGGAATGACGAGGTGCCGAAATTTACCGCTGCCAAGAAGCTGAGTCTGCATCAGACCGGCTTTCAAGAGGTCTTGAGTGCAGCCGACCTGCTTGACCGCTGCCCGCGAGAGCTCGCTCTGATCGGCTGTCAGCCGCTGGACCTGGAGCGTTGGGGCGGTCCGCTGACGGCTCCGGTGCGCTTTCAGATCGCGCCTGCGATCGAACTGGCTTGCAAACTGCTAGCGCAGTGGGGCTCGCCGGCGAAACTGCGGGCCTCGCCGCTGCCTACATCAGAAGGCCTGTTGGGGAACAATATCGACCATGTCAATTATGAAAGGGCGCAGCTGATCTAG
- the cybH gene encoding Ni/Fe-hydrogenase, b-type cytochrome subunit has translation MADKAPQNPTAVDAPPTVSGGGAAYVYEAPVRLWHWVNAAAILVLGVTGYLIGTGTPAMPGEASGNFLFGYIRFAHFSAGYVLGVGFLLRIYWALMGNPHAMEIFRVPLWRSCFWREVYDEMRWYAFLAVEPDRRVGHNRLAQLAMFFMFTQTITFMIVTGFALYGQGAGRDSWQYKLFGWVFAIWPNSQDVHTWHRLGLWVVVTFALVHVYAVIREDIMSGRSISSMISGQRQFRD, from the coding sequence ATGGCCGACAAGGCTCCGCAAAACCCTACCGCCGTTGATGCGCCACCGACTGTAAGCGGCGGTGGCGCCGCTTACGTCTATGAAGCGCCGGTGCGGCTGTGGCATTGGGTCAATGCGGCGGCCATTCTGGTGCTGGGCGTAACCGGCTACCTCATTGGAACCGGGACACCGGCGATGCCGGGAGAGGCTAGCGGCAATTTCCTATTCGGCTATATCCGCTTTGCGCATTTCTCTGCGGGATATGTGCTCGGCGTCGGCTTTCTGCTGCGGATCTACTGGGCCCTGATGGGAAACCCGCATGCCATGGAGATCTTTCGCGTGCCGCTCTGGCGCAGTTGCTTTTGGCGCGAAGTGTATGATGAGATGCGCTGGTACGCGTTCCTCGCAGTTGAGCCCGACAGGCGCGTCGGGCACAATCGGCTGGCTCAACTTGCGATGTTCTTTATGTTCACGCAGACGATCACGTTCATGATCGTCACAGGCTTTGCACTTTATGGACAGGGCGCGGGCCGTGACAGCTGGCAGTACAAGCTGTTCGGCTGGGTATTTGCGATCTGGCCTAACAGTCAGGACGTCCATACCTGGCATCGTCTCGGGCTGTGGGTCGTCGTGACCTTTGCGCTGGTCCACGTCTACGCGGTGATCCGGGAAGACATCATGTCGGGGCGGAGCATCTCCTCGATGATTTCGGGGCAGCGTCAGTTTCGCGATTGA